One genomic segment of Mesoterricola silvestris includes these proteins:
- a CDS encoding sensor histidine kinase KdpD: MQEEEARTTRARLKIFFGMAPGVGKTFAMLQDAQLRMLEGVDVVAGVVETHGRAETMALTAGLEFLPKKQLPYRGVQLEEFDVAAALRRRPALILMDELAHTNVQGSLHVKRWQDVFDLLEAGIDVYSTVNVQHLESLKDTVAQITGVIVRESIPDTILNRADQIELVDIPTEELLERLKEGKVYVPDQAQYASERFFRKGNLLALRELALRRTAQHVDADMRRYMETQGLKGKTWAAGERILVCINSKPRSASLIRAGRRMAESMGAPWIAVYVETGKHIRYSDEERAHLEDNLRLAERLGAETEVIQGDLSTGEDILAFALAHNVTRIILGKPTRSRLPAFMSNSLVDDLVRLTSTIEIHVIPGETPAAPKSRRGRASSGTGLAPAHFVWGAVTVAVMTGICLLVGRRFELADHVMIYMLGILLVATRFGRLPSLAAAGLSVLSLDFFFVPPVRSFVVGDLKHIATFAVMLLAGAVIGNLTERIRAQMRLARTREQRLRALFRLSRELTRTFGSQAMMDVSIRILADHFQSSISISLPGPGGRLVAHGDAKAPPMGEDELGVAQWVYDHHEAAGLGTDTLPGAHALYLPLKGSHGLIGVLGIQPLDASSLESMEPDQRHLMEAFANHTALALERTILSEKNLDTQRRMDREQVRSALLSSVSHDLSMPLAGITSAARALLENDATLTPEARHQLAGVIHDEGHQLSRLVTNLLDATRLESGVELKKEWLALPDLVQSALARLKPLMPDRAVTLDLPPNLPRAQADPVLLEQVLINLLENAHRYSPPDQPIEIKAWATERALTLCVSDHGPGIPEDQEERIFEKLVRFQQGESRLGAGLGLAICKGVMDAHGGKIQASNRPQGGASFRISLPLEAKPPVMPVEE; encoded by the coding sequence GTGCAAGAAGAGGAGGCCCGCACGACCCGGGCCCGGCTGAAGATCTTCTTCGGCATGGCCCCCGGCGTGGGCAAGACCTTCGCCATGCTCCAGGACGCCCAGCTGCGGATGCTGGAGGGGGTCGACGTGGTGGCCGGCGTCGTGGAGACCCACGGCCGCGCCGAGACCATGGCCCTCACCGCGGGCCTGGAATTCCTGCCCAAGAAGCAGCTCCCCTACCGCGGGGTGCAGTTGGAGGAGTTCGACGTGGCCGCGGCCCTGCGCCGGCGCCCCGCCCTGATCCTCATGGACGAGCTGGCCCACACCAACGTGCAGGGCTCCCTCCACGTCAAGCGCTGGCAGGACGTGTTCGATCTGCTGGAGGCGGGCATCGACGTGTACTCCACCGTCAACGTCCAGCACCTGGAGAGCCTCAAGGACACCGTGGCCCAGATCACCGGGGTCATCGTCCGGGAGAGCATCCCCGACACGATCCTCAACCGCGCCGATCAGATCGAGCTGGTGGACATCCCCACCGAGGAGCTGCTGGAGCGCCTGAAGGAGGGCAAGGTCTACGTGCCCGACCAGGCCCAGTACGCCTCGGAGCGTTTCTTCCGCAAGGGCAACCTCCTGGCGCTGCGCGAACTGGCCCTGCGCCGCACCGCCCAGCACGTGGACGCCGACATGCGCCGCTACATGGAGACCCAGGGCCTCAAGGGCAAGACCTGGGCCGCCGGCGAGCGCATCCTCGTGTGCATCAATTCCAAGCCCCGCTCCGCGAGCCTGATCCGGGCCGGGCGGCGCATGGCCGAATCCATGGGCGCGCCCTGGATCGCCGTGTACGTGGAGACCGGCAAGCACATCCGCTACTCCGACGAGGAGCGGGCCCACCTCGAGGACAACCTGCGCCTCGCCGAGCGCCTCGGGGCCGAGACCGAGGTGATCCAGGGGGACCTCTCCACCGGCGAGGACATCCTGGCCTTCGCCCTGGCCCACAACGTCACCCGCATCATCCTGGGCAAGCCCACCCGGTCGCGCCTTCCGGCCTTCATGTCCAATTCCCTGGTGGACGACCTGGTGCGGCTCACCAGCACCATCGAGATCCACGTCATCCCCGGCGAGACCCCCGCCGCCCCCAAGAGCCGGCGCGGCCGCGCCTCCTCCGGCACGGGGCTGGCCCCGGCCCACTTCGTCTGGGGCGCCGTCACGGTGGCCGTCATGACCGGCATCTGCCTCCTGGTGGGCCGCCGCTTCGAGCTGGCGGACCACGTCATGATCTACATGCTGGGCATCCTCCTGGTGGCCACGCGCTTCGGGCGGCTGCCGTCCCTGGCGGCGGCGGGGCTCAGCGTCCTGTCCCTGGACTTCTTCTTCGTGCCCCCGGTGCGCTCCTTCGTGGTGGGCGACCTCAAGCACATCGCCACCTTCGCCGTGATGCTCCTGGCGGGGGCCGTCATCGGCAACCTCACGGAGCGCATCCGGGCCCAGATGCGCCTGGCCCGCACCCGCGAGCAGCGCCTGAGGGCCCTGTTCCGCCTGAGCCGCGAACTGACGCGCACCTTCGGCTCCCAGGCCATGATGGACGTCTCCATCCGCATCCTCGCCGACCACTTCCAGAGCAGCATCTCCATCTCCCTGCCGGGCCCCGGGGGCCGGCTCGTGGCCCACGGGGACGCCAAGGCCCCGCCCATGGGCGAGGACGAGCTGGGCGTGGCCCAGTGGGTCTACGACCACCACGAGGCCGCGGGCCTGGGCACCGACACCCTGCCCGGGGCCCACGCCCTGTACCTGCCCCTCAAGGGCTCCCACGGCCTCATCGGCGTCCTGGGCATCCAGCCCCTGGACGCCTCCAGCCTGGAGAGCATGGAGCCCGACCAGCGCCACCTCATGGAGGCCTTCGCCAACCACACCGCCCTGGCCCTGGAGCGCACCATCCTCTCCGAGAAGAACCTGGACACCCAGCGGCGCATGGACCGGGAGCAGGTGCGCAGCGCCCTCCTGTCCTCCGTGTCCCACGACCTGAGCATGCCCCTGGCCGGCATCACCTCCGCCGCCCGCGCCCTCCTGGAGAACGACGCGACCCTGACCCCCGAGGCCCGGCACCAGCTCGCCGGCGTCATCCACGACGAGGGCCACCAGCTGAGCCGCCTCGTGACCAACCTCCTGGACGCCACCCGCCTGGAATCGGGCGTGGAGCTCAAGAAGGAATGGCTGGCCCTCCCGGACCTGGTGCAGAGCGCCCTGGCCCGCCTCAAGCCCCTCATGCCCGACCGCGCCGTGACCCTGGACCTCCCCCCCAACCTTCCCCGGGCCCAGGCCGACCCCGTGCTCCTGGAGCAGGTGCTCATCAACCTCCTGGAAAACGCCCACCGCTACTCCCCCCCCGACCAGCCCATCGAGATCAAGGCCTGGGCCACCGAGCGGGCGCTCACCCTCTGCGTCTCCGACCACGGCCCCGGCATCCCGGAGGACCAGGAGGAGCGGATCTTCGAAAAGCTCGTGCGCTTCCAGCAAGGCGAATCCCGCCTGGGCGCCGGCCTGGGCCTGGCCATCTGCAAGGGCGTCATGGACGCCCACGGCGGAAAGATCCAGGCCAGCAACCGCCCCCAGGGCGGCGCGAGCTTCCGCATCAGCCTCCCCCTGGAAGCGAAGCCGCCGGTGATGCCGGTGGAGGAATAG
- the thiC gene encoding phosphomethylpyrimidine synthase ThiC yields the protein MSTIPESQPTGGSVLASCLVPFPASEKIYIPGSRPDLRVPVRRITLNPTRDFDGTLTPNAPLDLYDTTGPYTDPQGGVDLARGLRPLRLDWIRERGDVEELPGATSLYRKLRERDPELDRIRFHAERQPLRARAGRNVSQMHYARKGIITPEMEFIAIRENMGREAAGIKSHITPEFVRSEVARGRAVIPCNINHPETEPMIIGRSFLVKINANIGNSAVASTIEEEVEKMAWSIRWGADTVMDLSTGDNIHETREWILRNSPVPIGTVPIYQALEKVNGKAEDLTWEIFRDTLIEQAEQGVDYFTIHAGVRLQYVPLTAKRMTGIVSRGGSILAKWCLAHHKENFLYTHFEDICEIMAAYDVAFSLGDGLRPGSTADANDEAQFAELDTLGELTKIAWKHDVQVIIEGPGHVPMHLIKENMDRQLEVCGEAPFYTLGPLTTDVAPGYDHITSAIGAAMIGWYGTAMLCYVTPKEHLGLPNRKDVKDGVIAYKIAAHAADLAKGHPGARLWDDAMSKARFEFRWEDQFNLAMDPDTAREFHDETLPAEGAKVAHFCSMCGPHFCSMKITQDVREYAKSHGLAEEEALAAGMEEKSKEFEASGAEIYHQA from the coding sequence ATGTCAACTATTCCCGAATCCCAGCCCACCGGAGGCTCCGTCCTCGCAAGCTGCCTTGTTCCTTTCCCGGCTTCGGAAAAAATCTACATCCCCGGTTCCCGGCCGGACCTGCGCGTGCCCGTTCGTCGGATCACCCTCAACCCCACCCGGGACTTCGACGGCACCCTGACCCCCAACGCCCCCCTGGACCTCTACGACACCACGGGCCCCTACACGGATCCCCAGGGCGGCGTGGACCTGGCCCGGGGCCTCCGGCCCCTGCGCCTGGACTGGATCCGGGAACGCGGGGACGTGGAGGAGCTGCCCGGCGCCACCAGCCTCTACCGCAAGCTGCGGGAGCGGGATCCCGAGCTGGACCGCATCCGCTTCCACGCCGAGCGCCAGCCCCTGCGGGCCCGGGCCGGCCGGAACGTCTCCCAGATGCACTACGCCCGCAAGGGCATCATCACCCCCGAAATGGAGTTCATCGCCATCCGGGAGAACATGGGCCGCGAGGCCGCGGGCATCAAGAGCCACATCACCCCCGAATTCGTGCGCAGCGAGGTGGCCCGGGGCCGGGCCGTGATCCCCTGCAACATCAACCACCCCGAGACCGAGCCCATGATCATCGGGCGCAGCTTCCTGGTGAAGATCAACGCCAATATCGGCAATTCCGCCGTGGCCTCCACCATCGAGGAGGAGGTGGAGAAGATGGCCTGGTCCATCCGCTGGGGCGCGGACACGGTCATGGACCTCTCCACCGGCGACAACATCCACGAGACCCGGGAGTGGATCCTGCGCAACTCCCCCGTGCCCATCGGCACCGTCCCCATCTACCAGGCCCTGGAGAAGGTCAACGGCAAGGCCGAGGACCTCACCTGGGAGATCTTCCGGGACACCCTCATCGAGCAGGCCGAGCAGGGCGTGGACTACTTCACCATCCACGCCGGGGTGCGCCTGCAGTACGTGCCGCTCACCGCCAAGCGCATGACGGGCATCGTCAGCCGGGGCGGCTCGATCCTGGCCAAGTGGTGCCTGGCCCACCACAAGGAGAACTTCCTCTACACCCACTTCGAGGACATCTGCGAGATCATGGCCGCCTACGACGTGGCCTTCTCCCTGGGGGACGGGCTGCGCCCGGGCTCCACGGCCGACGCCAACGACGAGGCCCAGTTCGCCGAGCTGGACACCCTGGGCGAGCTCACGAAGATCGCCTGGAAGCACGACGTCCAGGTCATCATCGAGGGCCCCGGCCACGTGCCCATGCACCTCATCAAGGAGAACATGGACCGCCAGCTGGAGGTGTGCGGCGAAGCCCCCTTCTACACCCTGGGCCCCCTCACCACCGACGTGGCCCCCGGCTACGACCACATCACCTCGGCCATCGGCGCGGCCATGATCGGGTGGTACGGCACCGCCATGCTCTGCTACGTGACCCCCAAGGAGCACCTGGGCCTGCCCAACCGGAAGGACGTGAAGGACGGGGTCATCGCCTACAAGATCGCCGCCCATGCCGCCGACCTGGCCAAGGGCCATCCCGGCGCCCGCCTATGGGACGACGCCATGAGCAAGGCCCGGTTCGAGTTCCGCTGGGAGGACCAGTTCAACCTGGCCATGGACCCGGACACCGCCCGGGAGTTCCACGACGAGACCCTGCCCGCCGAGGGGGCCAAGGTGGCCCACTTCTGCTCCATGTGCGGCCCCCATTTCTGCTCCATGAAGATCACCCAGGACGTGCGGGAATATGCCAAGAGCCACGGCCTGGCCGAGGAGGAGGCCCTGGCCGCCGGCATGGAGGAGAAGAGCAAGGAATTCGAGGCCTCCGGTGCGGAGATTTACCACCAGGCGTAG